The DNA window GCTGCCGCAGCGCCGGTATCGGTTGCCTGGAGTGCAAAACGCCACTGATCGAAGCCATCGTGGAGGAGCAGAAGCCGCTGCACGAAAGGGCCAAAGAATATGAAGACAACCCGGACTTGGTGTATTCGATCCTTCAGGAAGGAAGAGAGCATGCACGTGATGCAGCAAGAGATACCCTTGAAGAGGTTCGGGAAGCGATGGGTCTCAGTTATCGCTGAGTCAGGCCTGTTGGCTGCTCGTTGAAAGAGGCGACGGTGGTATGACGGACGAGATCAAAGAACCAATCGACGCTTCATCTAGCGAAATGGAGCAGGTTCCCCTTGCGTTGGTGTCGGGCAAACCGTTGGTCGACGTTCCTAAGGATCTCTACATACCGCCCGATGCGTTGGCTGTCTTTCTTGAGGCTTTTGAAGGGCCTCTGGATTTGTTGCTCTATCTAATCCGGCGCCAGAATATGAATATTCTGGATATCGATGTTAGTGAAATTACCCGACAGTACATGGAGTACATCGGGGCGGTGGAGTCGATGCGCTTTGAGTTGGCGGCTGAATACCTCGTTATGGCCGCCACGCTCGCTGAGATAAAATCCCGGATGCTCTTGCCGCGTCAGGAAAGTGACGATGACGACGAGCTGGACCCCAGAGCCGAACTTATTCGACGACTACAACAGTACGAACGCTTCAAAAAAGCCGCCGA is part of the Marinobacter sp. JH2 genome and encodes:
- a CDS encoding ScpA family protein — translated: MTDEIKEPIDASSSEMEQVPLALVSGKPLVDVPKDLYIPPDALAVFLEAFEGPLDLLLYLIRRQNMNILDIDVSEITRQYMEYIGAVESMRFELAAEYLVMAATLAEIKSRMLLPRQESDDDDELDPRAELIRRLQQYERFKKAAEDIDQMPRVERDTYIGSAALPELPSSQPHPDVDMRELILALQGVLKRADLFTSHHVEKERLSTRERMSRILSVLQGDRFVTFESLFSVEEGRLGVVVSFLATLELVKEQLIELVQAEVLGPIHVRARAVS